A window of the Serinus canaria isolate serCan28SL12 chromosome 27, serCan2020, whole genome shotgun sequence genome harbors these coding sequences:
- the TNS4 gene encoding tensin-4 isoform X2, protein MSQVIESHVLRVGQTVCISSPEESKSLHPAGYPRLPGKYVYYSTESWTDPPSMVHPKAHLLPRYGAQPVQQHVAAHTQGKDQQNSSLERPPAPCQLKEEESTSTDPEDQPMSPSLDLTIETLNQMILEIDPTFQPLLCKPVRAAGQPAAQGDTAATKKQEQEAIDIKYIELTPGRATGPDLPQGSPSPSGTPFSRSPQTNSFLPQKGALGGKYSSSDSVVFSSPPGPPSPQPAALTCSKASESTSTPWQCLAGHTDTVSCSPGALSTSPGVDNLLKPVQVLRAQQRGSWVSQLSTSPGSDTSYILGSTHSLHNDDSDPSAAASLSPASSLSSPCSPSSAIVPQPREAFGQSSPQPRAGSSPSTSLAPKGQASSCPPSILTSAADIPVLLVNGCLEQGDGPLQPARAPPSCATQPPLASCSLASRTGGLNNAQSAPTLSCLSDSPLKAGQPTMKFVMDTSKFWFKPSISRDRAIQLLRDKEPGTFLVRDSTSFRGSFGLAMKVPGSPSGSQTGEESSDLVRHFLIESSTKGVHLKGASEELYFGSLSAFVYQHSITPLALPCKLSIPTRDLADGEDSPDCSPEPALSLARKTAVCNVLYLNSVNVETLTGAPAILKGISCTLELETLPTPTLVHFRVTEQGVTLTDVQRKVFFRRHYPLAAIRFCGMDPENRKWQKYCKSSRIFGFVAKSQTDSENLCHLFAEYDTVQPVSLVIDLLRQLLPSP, encoded by the exons ATGTCACAGGTCATAGAATCCCACGTGCTGCGTGTTGGGCAGACTGTGTGCATTTCCTCACCCGAGGAAAGCAAGAGCCTGCACCCAGCAGGGTACCCCAGGCTGCCGGGCAAGTACGTCTACTACTCCACAGAGAGCTGGACTGACCCCCCCTCCATGGTGCACCCCAAAGCTCACCTGCTCCCCAGGTATGGAGCCCAGCCCGTGCAGCAGCATGTGGCAGCTCACACGCAGGGGAAGGACCAGCAGAATTCCTCCTTGGAGAGACCTCCTGCCCCGTGccagctgaaggaggaggagagcaccAGCACGGACCCTGAGGATCAGCCAATGTCTCCCTCCCTGGATTTAACCATAGAGACTCTCAACCAGATGATCCTAGAGATTGACCCCACCTTCCAGCCCTTGCTGTGCAAGCCAGTGAGGGCTGCAGGccagcctgctgctcagggtgacACTGCGGCCACCaagaagcaggagcaggaggcaaTAG acaTCAAGTACATAGAGCTGACAccaggcagagccacagggcCTGACCTGCCacagggctcccccagcccttcaGGCACCCCCTTCTCCAGGTCCCCTCAGACCAACAGCTTTCTGCCCCAAAAAGGGGCACTGGGAGGCAAATACAGCTCCAGTGACAGCGTGGTTTTCTCCAGCCCACCCGGACCCCCGAGCCCCCAGCCGGCCGCCCTGACCTGCAGCAAAGCATCCGAGAGCACCAGcactccctggcagtgcctggcaggacacacggacacagtgtcctgcagcccaggggccCTCAGCACCTCCCCAGGTGTTGACAACCTGCTGAAGCCCGTGCAGGTGCTGAGGGCCCAGCAGAGGGGGAGCTGGGTGTCCCAGCTCtccaccagccctggctctgacaCCAGCTACATCCTGGGCAG CACCCACTCGCTCCACAATGACGACTCTGATCCTTCGGCCGctgcctccctgtcccctgccagctccctgagcagcccctgctccccttcctcTGCCATCGTGCCTCAGCCCAGGGAGGCTTTTGGCCAGagctccccccagccccgggcagggagctcccccagcacctccctggccCCGAAGGGCcaggccagcagctgcccccCCTCCATCCTCACCTCGGCTGCCgacatcccagtgctgctggtgaaCGGGTGCCTGGAACAAGGAGATGGACCCCTCCAGCCGGCCAGAGCcccccccagctgtgccacacagcCCCCCCtggccagctgcagcctggcctcaAGAACTGGGGGCCTGAACAACGCTCAGTCAGCACCcaccctcagctgcctctcagaCA GTCCCCTGAAGGCTGGGCAGCCCACCATGAAGTTTGTGATGGACACATCAAAATTCTGGTTCAAGCCAAGCATCAGCAGGGACCGAG CAATCCAGCTGCTGAGGGACAAGGAGCCAGGCACGTTCCTGGTGAGGGACAGCACCTCCTTCCGGGGCTCCTTCGGGCTGGCCATGAAGGTTCCTGGCTCTCCCTCCGGCAGCCAGACAG GTGAGGAGAGCAGTGACCTCGTCCGGCACTTCCTCATCGAGTCCTCCACCAAAGGGGTTCACCTGAAGGGTGCCAGTGAGGAGCTGTACTTTG GGAGCCTCTCTGCCTTCGTCTACCAGCACTCCATCACCCCTCTGGCGCTGCCCTGCAAGCTCAGCATCCCCACGCGAG ATCTCGCTGATGGAGAGGACAGCCCTGACTGCAGCCCTGaacctgccctgtccctggccaGGAAAACTGCAG TGTGCAACGTCCTGTACCTCAACTCGGTGAATGTGGAGACGCTGACAGGAGCCCCAGCCATCCTGAAGGGCATCTCCTGCACCTTGGAGCTGGAGACGCTGCCCACCCCAACCCTGGTGCACTTCAGGGTGACGGAGCAGGGCGTCACGCTGACCGACGTCCAGAGGAA gGTGTTTTTCAGGCGACACTACCCCTTGGCTGCCATCAGGTTCTGTGGGATGGACCCTGAGAACAGAAA GTGGCAGAAGTACTGCAAGTCCTCCAG aATCTTTGGGTTCGTGGCCAAAAGCCAGACAGACTCGGAGAACCTCTGTCACCTGTTTGCAGAGTACGACACCGTGCAGCCAGTGTCCCTTGTCATCGACCTGCTCcgccagctcctgcccagcccataG
- the TNS4 gene encoding tensin-4 isoform X1 — MSQVIESHVLRVGQTVCISSPEESKSLHPAGYPRLPGKYVYYSTESWTDPPSMVHPKAHLLPRYGAQPVQQHVAAHTQGKDQQNSSLERPPAPCQLKEEESTSTDPEDQPMSPSLDLTIETLNQMILEIDPTFQPLLCKPVRAAGQPAAQGDTAATKKQEQEAIDIKYIELTPGRATGPDLPQGSPSPSGTPFSRSPQTNSFLPQKGALGGKYSSSDSVVFSSPPGPPSPQPAALTCSKASESTSTPWQCLAGHTDTVSCSPGALSTSPGVDNLLKPVQVLRAQQRGSWVSQLSTSPGSDTSYILGSSTHSLHNDDSDPSAAASLSPASSLSSPCSPSSAIVPQPREAFGQSSPQPRAGSSPSTSLAPKGQASSCPPSILTSAADIPVLLVNGCLEQGDGPLQPARAPPSCATQPPLASCSLASRTGGLNNAQSAPTLSCLSDSPLKAGQPTMKFVMDTSKFWFKPSISRDRAIQLLRDKEPGTFLVRDSTSFRGSFGLAMKVPGSPSGSQTGEESSDLVRHFLIESSTKGVHLKGASEELYFGSLSAFVYQHSITPLALPCKLSIPTRDLADGEDSPDCSPEPALSLARKTAVCNVLYLNSVNVETLTGAPAILKGISCTLELETLPTPTLVHFRVTEQGVTLTDVQRKVFFRRHYPLAAIRFCGMDPENRKWQKYCKSSRIFGFVAKSQTDSENLCHLFAEYDTVQPVSLVIDLLRQLLPSP, encoded by the exons ATGTCACAGGTCATAGAATCCCACGTGCTGCGTGTTGGGCAGACTGTGTGCATTTCCTCACCCGAGGAAAGCAAGAGCCTGCACCCAGCAGGGTACCCCAGGCTGCCGGGCAAGTACGTCTACTACTCCACAGAGAGCTGGACTGACCCCCCCTCCATGGTGCACCCCAAAGCTCACCTGCTCCCCAGGTATGGAGCCCAGCCCGTGCAGCAGCATGTGGCAGCTCACACGCAGGGGAAGGACCAGCAGAATTCCTCCTTGGAGAGACCTCCTGCCCCGTGccagctgaaggaggaggagagcaccAGCACGGACCCTGAGGATCAGCCAATGTCTCCCTCCCTGGATTTAACCATAGAGACTCTCAACCAGATGATCCTAGAGATTGACCCCACCTTCCAGCCCTTGCTGTGCAAGCCAGTGAGGGCTGCAGGccagcctgctgctcagggtgacACTGCGGCCACCaagaagcaggagcaggaggcaaTAG acaTCAAGTACATAGAGCTGACAccaggcagagccacagggcCTGACCTGCCacagggctcccccagcccttcaGGCACCCCCTTCTCCAGGTCCCCTCAGACCAACAGCTTTCTGCCCCAAAAAGGGGCACTGGGAGGCAAATACAGCTCCAGTGACAGCGTGGTTTTCTCCAGCCCACCCGGACCCCCGAGCCCCCAGCCGGCCGCCCTGACCTGCAGCAAAGCATCCGAGAGCACCAGcactccctggcagtgcctggcaggacacacggacacagtgtcctgcagcccaggggccCTCAGCACCTCCCCAGGTGTTGACAACCTGCTGAAGCCCGTGCAGGTGCTGAGGGCCCAGCAGAGGGGGAGCTGGGTGTCCCAGCTCtccaccagccctggctctgacaCCAGCTACATCCTGGGCAG TAGCACCCACTCGCTCCACAATGACGACTCTGATCCTTCGGCCGctgcctccctgtcccctgccagctccctgagcagcccctgctccccttcctcTGCCATCGTGCCTCAGCCCAGGGAGGCTTTTGGCCAGagctccccccagccccgggcagggagctcccccagcacctccctggccCCGAAGGGCcaggccagcagctgcccccCCTCCATCCTCACCTCGGCTGCCgacatcccagtgctgctggtgaaCGGGTGCCTGGAACAAGGAGATGGACCCCTCCAGCCGGCCAGAGCcccccccagctgtgccacacagcCCCCCCtggccagctgcagcctggcctcaAGAACTGGGGGCCTGAACAACGCTCAGTCAGCACCcaccctcagctgcctctcagaCA GTCCCCTGAAGGCTGGGCAGCCCACCATGAAGTTTGTGATGGACACATCAAAATTCTGGTTCAAGCCAAGCATCAGCAGGGACCGAG CAATCCAGCTGCTGAGGGACAAGGAGCCAGGCACGTTCCTGGTGAGGGACAGCACCTCCTTCCGGGGCTCCTTCGGGCTGGCCATGAAGGTTCCTGGCTCTCCCTCCGGCAGCCAGACAG GTGAGGAGAGCAGTGACCTCGTCCGGCACTTCCTCATCGAGTCCTCCACCAAAGGGGTTCACCTGAAGGGTGCCAGTGAGGAGCTGTACTTTG GGAGCCTCTCTGCCTTCGTCTACCAGCACTCCATCACCCCTCTGGCGCTGCCCTGCAAGCTCAGCATCCCCACGCGAG ATCTCGCTGATGGAGAGGACAGCCCTGACTGCAGCCCTGaacctgccctgtccctggccaGGAAAACTGCAG TGTGCAACGTCCTGTACCTCAACTCGGTGAATGTGGAGACGCTGACAGGAGCCCCAGCCATCCTGAAGGGCATCTCCTGCACCTTGGAGCTGGAGACGCTGCCCACCCCAACCCTGGTGCACTTCAGGGTGACGGAGCAGGGCGTCACGCTGACCGACGTCCAGAGGAA gGTGTTTTTCAGGCGACACTACCCCTTGGCTGCCATCAGGTTCTGTGGGATGGACCCTGAGAACAGAAA GTGGCAGAAGTACTGCAAGTCCTCCAG aATCTTTGGGTTCGTGGCCAAAAGCCAGACAGACTCGGAGAACCTCTGTCACCTGTTTGCAGAGTACGACACCGTGCAGCCAGTGTCCCTTGTCATCGACCTGCTCcgccagctcctgcccagcccataG
- the TNS4 gene encoding tensin-4 isoform X3, with product MSQVIESHVLRVGQTVCISSPEESKSLHPAGYPRLPGKYVYYSTESWTDPPSMVHPKAHLLPRYGAQPVQQHVAAHTQGKDQQNSSLERPPAPCQLKEEESTSTDPEDQPMSPSLDLTIETLNQMILEIDPTFQPLLCKPVRAAGQPAAQGDTAATKKQEQEAIDIKYIELTPGRATGPDLPQGSPSPSGTPFSRSPQTNSFLPQKGALGGKYSSSDSVVFSSPPGPPSPQPAALTCSKASESTSTPWQCLAGHTDTVSCSPGALSTSPGVDNLLKPVQVLRAQQRGSWVSQLSTSPGSDTSYILGSSTHSLHNDDSDPSAAASLSPASSLSSPCSPSSAIVPQPREAFGQSSPQPRAGSSPSTSLAPKGQASSCPPSILTSAADIPVLLVNGCLEQGDGPLQPARAPPSCATQPPLASCSLASRTGGLNNAQSAPTLSCLSDSPLKAGQPTMKFVMDTSKFWFKPSISRDRAIQLLRDKEPGTFLVRDSTSFRGSFGLAMKVPGSPSGSQTGEESSDLVRHFLIESSTKGVHLKGASEELYFGSLSAFVYQHSITPLALPCKLSIPTRDLADGEDSPDCSPEPALSLARKTAVCNVLYLNSVNVETLTGAPAILKGISCTLELETLPTPTLVHFRVTEQGVTLTDVQRKVFFRRHYPLAAIRFCGMDPENRN from the exons ATGTCACAGGTCATAGAATCCCACGTGCTGCGTGTTGGGCAGACTGTGTGCATTTCCTCACCCGAGGAAAGCAAGAGCCTGCACCCAGCAGGGTACCCCAGGCTGCCGGGCAAGTACGTCTACTACTCCACAGAGAGCTGGACTGACCCCCCCTCCATGGTGCACCCCAAAGCTCACCTGCTCCCCAGGTATGGAGCCCAGCCCGTGCAGCAGCATGTGGCAGCTCACACGCAGGGGAAGGACCAGCAGAATTCCTCCTTGGAGAGACCTCCTGCCCCGTGccagctgaaggaggaggagagcaccAGCACGGACCCTGAGGATCAGCCAATGTCTCCCTCCCTGGATTTAACCATAGAGACTCTCAACCAGATGATCCTAGAGATTGACCCCACCTTCCAGCCCTTGCTGTGCAAGCCAGTGAGGGCTGCAGGccagcctgctgctcagggtgacACTGCGGCCACCaagaagcaggagcaggaggcaaTAG acaTCAAGTACATAGAGCTGACAccaggcagagccacagggcCTGACCTGCCacagggctcccccagcccttcaGGCACCCCCTTCTCCAGGTCCCCTCAGACCAACAGCTTTCTGCCCCAAAAAGGGGCACTGGGAGGCAAATACAGCTCCAGTGACAGCGTGGTTTTCTCCAGCCCACCCGGACCCCCGAGCCCCCAGCCGGCCGCCCTGACCTGCAGCAAAGCATCCGAGAGCACCAGcactccctggcagtgcctggcaggacacacggacacagtgtcctgcagcccaggggccCTCAGCACCTCCCCAGGTGTTGACAACCTGCTGAAGCCCGTGCAGGTGCTGAGGGCCCAGCAGAGGGGGAGCTGGGTGTCCCAGCTCtccaccagccctggctctgacaCCAGCTACATCCTGGGCAG TAGCACCCACTCGCTCCACAATGACGACTCTGATCCTTCGGCCGctgcctccctgtcccctgccagctccctgagcagcccctgctccccttcctcTGCCATCGTGCCTCAGCCCAGGGAGGCTTTTGGCCAGagctccccccagccccgggcagggagctcccccagcacctccctggccCCGAAGGGCcaggccagcagctgcccccCCTCCATCCTCACCTCGGCTGCCgacatcccagtgctgctggtgaaCGGGTGCCTGGAACAAGGAGATGGACCCCTCCAGCCGGCCAGAGCcccccccagctgtgccacacagcCCCCCCtggccagctgcagcctggcctcaAGAACTGGGGGCCTGAACAACGCTCAGTCAGCACCcaccctcagctgcctctcagaCA GTCCCCTGAAGGCTGGGCAGCCCACCATGAAGTTTGTGATGGACACATCAAAATTCTGGTTCAAGCCAAGCATCAGCAGGGACCGAG CAATCCAGCTGCTGAGGGACAAGGAGCCAGGCACGTTCCTGGTGAGGGACAGCACCTCCTTCCGGGGCTCCTTCGGGCTGGCCATGAAGGTTCCTGGCTCTCCCTCCGGCAGCCAGACAG GTGAGGAGAGCAGTGACCTCGTCCGGCACTTCCTCATCGAGTCCTCCACCAAAGGGGTTCACCTGAAGGGTGCCAGTGAGGAGCTGTACTTTG GGAGCCTCTCTGCCTTCGTCTACCAGCACTCCATCACCCCTCTGGCGCTGCCCTGCAAGCTCAGCATCCCCACGCGAG ATCTCGCTGATGGAGAGGACAGCCCTGACTGCAGCCCTGaacctgccctgtccctggccaGGAAAACTGCAG TGTGCAACGTCCTGTACCTCAACTCGGTGAATGTGGAGACGCTGACAGGAGCCCCAGCCATCCTGAAGGGCATCTCCTGCACCTTGGAGCTGGAGACGCTGCCCACCCCAACCCTGGTGCACTTCAGGGTGACGGAGCAGGGCGTCACGCTGACCGACGTCCAGAGGAA gGTGTTTTTCAGGCGACACTACCCCTTGGCTGCCATCAGGTTCTGTGGGATGGACCCTGAGAACAGAAA CTGA
- the IGFBP4 gene encoding insulin-like growth factor-binding protein 4, whose product MRPGPGLPVLPVVLALLAAAARPGSGEEAIQCPPCSEERLARCKAPQGCAELVREPGCGCCATCALPRGTACGVYTARCGAGLRCYPPRGEPRPLRTLMHGQGICTDLADVEAIQESLQPPEKEEIDHPNNSFSPCSIHDRKCLQKQQAKRVNNGNKMRSSGSPHHREDTRIMAQGSCQSELHRALERLAASQTRTHEDLYVIPIPNCDRNGNFHPKQCHPALDGQRGKCWCVDRKTGVKLPGFLELKGDLDCHQLADSM is encoded by the exons atgcgcccggggccggggctgccggtGCTGCCGGTGGTGCTGGCGCtgctggcggcggcggcgcggccgggcaGCGGCGAGGAGGCGATCCAGTGCCCGCCGTGCTCGGAGGAGCGGCTGGCGCGGTGCAAGGCTCCGCAGGGCTGCGCGGAGCTGGTGCGGGAGCCGGGCTGCGGGTGCTGCGCGACCTGCGCGCTGCCCCGCGGCACCGCCTGCGGCGTCTACACCGCGCGCTGCGGTGCGGGACTGCGCTGCTACCCCCCCCGCGGCGAGCCCCGGCCCCTCCGCACCCTCATGCACGGCCAGGGCATCTGCACAGACCTGGCCGACGTCGAGGCCATCCAGGAGAGCCTCCAGCCCCCAG agaaggaggagaTCGACCACCCCAACAACAGCTTCAGCCCCTGCAGCATCCACGACCGCAAGtgcctgcagaagcagcaggccAAGAGGGTCAACAACGGCAACAAGATGCGCAGCAGCGGGAGCCCTCACCACCGCGAGGACACGCGCATCATG gcacagggctcGTGCCAGAGCGAGCTGCACCGGGCGCTGGAGAGGCTGGCGGCCTCGCAGACCCGGACGCACGAGGACCTCTATGTCATCCCCATCCCCAACTGCGACCGCAACGGCAACTTCCACCCCAAGCAG TGTCACCCGGCGCTGGACGGGCAGCGGGGCAAGTGCTGGTGTGTGGACCGCAAGACGGGGGTGAAGCTGCCGGGCTTCCTGGAGCTGAAGGGGGACTTGGACTGTCACCAGCTGGCCGACAGCATGTGA